The DNA segment GGGCCCGAAGATCTACGAATGGCTGCCGTTCAACGTGGCGCACAAGTTCATCACCGGTGACGGCGCCTCCAACGCCGGACGGTCGAGCGAGGCCGGTGTGCCGCTGTCGACATCGACACTCAGCGCCGGCTGGGCGCTCGCCTACTTCGCCGCTTTCGCCGCGGTGATGCTCGCGATCGCCATCACGACGGCCAAGAAGCGGGACGCGTAATCGAATAGACCCACCACAGGGAAACATCCGGAACGAGGGCGCGTTCGGGGCGCGCCCGCTCCGGAGCAAGGGGGAGAGAGGCCCGGACTGCCATCGGGGGGCGGTCCGGGCCTCTTTCATGCGCGTCTCGGGGGATGCGCCGCGGCGACGACAGTGGGACCATCGACGCTGTGATCGAGGCAACGCAGCTCTCGAAGAGGTACGGAAACACGCTGGCCGTCGACGACCTTTCGTTCAGGGTGAGCTCGGGAAGGGTCACCGGTTTCCTCGGTCCCAACGGAGCCGGGAAATCCACCACGATGCGGATGATCCTCGGCCTGGACAACCCGACGTCGGGCAGCGTGCACATCGACGGCAAGCACTATCGCGAGCTGCGGAATCCACTTCGGACTGTGGGGGCACTACTCGAAGCGGGCTGGGTTCATCCGAACCGCTCGGCCCGCAACCACCTTCGCTGGATCGCGAGATCCAACGAGCTGCCGAGGAAACGCGTGGACGAGGTACTGAACCTCGTCGGCCTCAGCTCCGTCGCGAGCAAGCGCGCCGGCGGGTTTTCACTCGGCATGTTGCAGCGGCTCGGCATCGCGAGCGCGCTGCTCGGCGACCCCGAGGTCCTGCTGTTCGACGAACCGGTCAACGGCCTCGACCCAGAAGGCATCCACTGGATCAGGGAGCTCATGCACACGCTCGCCGAAGAAGGACGCACCGTCTTCGTGTCGAGCCACCTGCTTTCCGAAATGGCGCAGACCGCACAGGATCTCGTCGTCATCGGCAGGGGCAAGCTGATCTACCAGGGGACGACGGACGACTTCGTCAGCAACGCGACGGCCCAGTCGGTGCGGATTCGCACCCCGCAGCTCGGCGAGCTGAAAACGGTGCTCGACCGGCGCGAACTGACCTTCACCGAGGCGGACGGTTCGGTGACCGTGTTCGGGTCCGAGGCCGCCGCACTCGGTGATCTCGCCTTCGGCGAGGGCATCACGCTGCACGAGCTGAGCCCGCAGCGCGGCTCCCTCGAACAGGCCTTCATGCAGATCACCGGCGAGGCGGTCGAATTCCACGCCGAGGAGCGGCCCGCCGATTAACGCAAGTATCAGCCTGTCGGGTTCGAAGCGGCGGAGCCGCTTGGAGTGGGCCGTCAACCGCCACCCGCACCGCCACGCAAACCCCTAAATAGCCATTACCTGTGAGAGCGCCCACTTGGTCGGGTATTGGTGGTGTGACCGGGGGATATTGGGTATCAGCCATTCAAGGACTCTCCGGAGGTGACCCTTGACGGTGAAGCGGATTCCCCGCCTTGAAGCGATGGTCGAGCTGGAATGGTCCAGAGCCATCGAACTGCCTCGCGAAGCGCGATCGGCCTCGAAGCCATCCGAGCTGCGGATCGCATGGGTGCATCGTGCCCCCGAGGACCAGGTCCTCGCCCTCTACCGGGCCGCGTTCGCGGCGGGGGAGCTCGTGCCGAGCCCGTGGTGGCTGCGCGCGCTCGCCGAGGAGAAACTGCCGTCCCGCGAAGCGGGTTTCCGGGTCGAGGACCGCATCGACACGTTGCTTTCCCGCCGTCCGGGCTGGGAATTCGTGCCGTGGGCCGCGGACGGCGAATCGGGATACTGGGAGTTCATGCCGTCGGAGCGGGGAAGGGCTGGGCATCTCACTCCGACGACGGTGCTGAACACCGCACGGCATTCCGGCTGGATCGACGTACTACCGGCCCACAGCGTCAGCACCCCCGAACCGATCGCGGTGCAGGGACTTGCCGGATTGCGGGCCAGGCTCGGCGAGTTCGAGGCTGTGCGCTGAACCTTCCCCGGCCGCGGCTATCGTGCCGCTCGTGGAAAGCGAGCAACAGGCAAGGCTCCGTAGCGTCGTCAGCTACGTCAAGCGTGGCGGGCGGATGACCGCGGGACAGGAACGCGCCTGGGAACGGTTGTGGCCGACGATCGGCAGGGCGGTGCCCGAACTGGAAGCGGGCCCCATCGACTTCGAGACCTGGTTCGGCAGGTCCGCACCCGTCCTGCTGGAGATCGGTTCCGGCATGGGGGAGACGACGTCGAGGCTCGCCGCGTCCGCTCCGGAAACCAACTACGTCGCCGTCGAGGTCTACGAAGCAGGTCTCGGTCAGCTCATGCTGCGCGCCGAGAAGCTGGGTATCGGCAACCTCCGGTTGCTGCACGGGGACGCGGTGGTCCTGCTGACCGAGCACATCGCACGGGACTCCCTCGCGGGGGTGCGGATCTTCTTCCCCGACCCGTGGCCGAAGAAGCGCCACCACAAGCGAAGGCTCGTCCAGCCCGAGTTCGTCAGGCTGGTCGCCGACCGGCTGGCTTCCGGCGGCACCCTGCATCTGGCGACCGACTGGGAGAACTACGCGGAGCAGATGCTTGAGGTGTGCTCGGCGGAGCCCACCTTGCGCAACAGGTTCGACGGCTGGGCTCCTCGCCCTGAATGGCGGCCGGTCACGAAGTTCGAGCAGCGCGCCGAAGAGGAGGGCAGGGTCAGCCACGACCTGATCTTCGAGAAGGTGACCTCTCCCGGAAATTAACAGGAAACCTGATAAAATGTCCGGCATGTCGAACGAGGACGAGCAGGATGGGCCGGTCATCCGCACGGCCTACCTCGTCAAACGACTGGAGCTGGCGGTAAAAGGTCATATCGACATAGCGGTTCGACCACACGGTCTCACCGCCACGCAGTACACCGCGCTCACCTCGCTGCGCAACGATCCCGGCCAGTCCTCGGCCCAGCTCGCGCGGCGGTCCTTCGTGAGTGCCCAGACCATGCAGGAACTGATCACCAGCCTCGACCGGCGCGGGCTGGTCACGAGAACTCCATCGCCGGACAACCGCAGGGTGCTGCACGTCAGCCTGACCGAGGACGGCGAGGCCGTGCTCGCGAAACTCGACGACGAGGTCGACCGCATCGAAGCCGACATGCTGGCCGACCTCGACGCGGGACAGATCAGCGCACTACGCGAGGCACTTGGCCGGTGCATCCGGCGACTCGACACGCATCCCCGGCACTGAAGCAGCACGGCGCTGGACGACCCGCATGGGCCGCCCAGCGCCGTTCCCCCTTCACTCCTCGGCGAGCGGCTCCGCGCCGACCCGCTTCAGCGCGGGCTTGCACACCGAGGCGGCGAGCACGGCGACCCCGATGCCGAGCACGACCGGCGCGAGCAGCCATGGACTGAGCGCGACGAAGCCGGGCTCAAGCAGGCTGTAGAGCCCCATGCCGACGAGCATCCCGACGACCCCGGCCCCGATCGTCGCAACCATGGCAGGCATGGCCGCTTCGGTGCGCAGCGCCCTCGCGAGCACGTTGACCGGTGTCCCCGCCGCGATCAGCGCGCCGAAGGTCTTGCGCCGGTCGAGCACCGAACCCGCGGTCGCGATGGCGGCACTGCACCCGCCGAGCACGGCGGCAGCGAGCAGACCGATCACCGTGACCCTGCGAAGATCGGCCAACGTGGAGTCCTGCGAATCGAGACGCGTCGCCCTGCTCTCGATCTGCGCCCCGTTCGCGGCACTGGCCAGCGCGGTCCGCACGACCTCGTAGTCGGCGGATGTCGTCGGGACCGCGACGGTCACCTCCTCCGGCAAGACCCCGGCAGGCAGGACGGCCGGGTCGATGACGGGCACGCTGTCGATGCCCTCTCCCTTCGTCGTCACCGGCCTGACCGGCACGTCCCCCGTCAGCGGAGTCGCCTTTCCGTCCCAGATCGCGCTCACCGCGAGGTCGTCGCCCGAGAAGGTGTACGGGCTGTAGATGCCGGGCTGGCCCGCGCAGGCCCCCGCCATGTCCAGCCGCAGCAGTTCTTCGGCCGCGGCGCAGTCCAGCACGTATGCCTGCTGGCCGGTTTCGGACCGGCCGTTGGTCAGCACCACCTCGCCGATCTCGCTCGCCCGCTCCCGCTGGCCTTGAGCGGCGAGCTCGTGGTTGGCCCGTTCGGCAATGCGCTGCGCGCTTCCGGAGTCGGTCCTGATGTAGAGCACCGAATCCTGGAAGGGCGAACTCGAACCACCCAGCGACTCGAAGGAAGGAAGCAGGGTCAGTGCCATCGATCCGGTGAAGACGGCCAGCACGACGCCCGCCGAGGCGCGATAGGCGCCCTGGGGATCGTCCCTCAGCTTGCGGCCGGCCAGCAGCATCGACGGTTTGCGCCAGATCCTGACGAAGATCCCGCCGATCGCCGACGTGACCCACGGGCCGACCAACGCGGCCGACGCGATGACGAGCGCGAGCGCACCGAGCACCGGCACCACGCTTTCCGCTTCCTCAGCCGTCGAGATCGCGAACATGAAGAACAGACCGGCCAGCGGCAACGGCAGCAACCGCCACCAGTGCAACGGCTTCTTCGTGTGCTGCGAGGTCGCGCCGAGCGGAGTACGGACCACCCTGCGCAGACCGAGTACCGCGGCAAACAGGACAAGCAGCGGAATCGCCAGCACGATCGGAATCGAGACGCCGAGCGGCACCGTGAAGTCGGAAGCCTGCCAGGTTCCGCCGTCCCACGGCACGTAGCGGGCCAGCGCGTGCAGCCCGGGGCTCACCGCGAACCCGATGATCGCACCCGTCACGGAGGCGATGGCCGTCTCGGCGGCGACCATGCTGACCACCTGCTTGGGAGTCGCCCCTGCCAGCCGCAGCGCGGCGAGCCTTCGCTCCCTCCTCGCCGCGGTGAGCCTCGCCGCCGACGAAACGAGCACGAGGCTCGGCACGAGCAGGACGACGACACCGACTCCGGCGAGCAGCTGCAACAGCGGATCGGCCCTCGCGCCGTCGGTGGCGAACCCGTCCTGCGAGAACGCCGTCACCGGCATGTCGGCGGCGTCCTGCCCGACCAGAACGACGAGCTGCCCCGGATAGGCGAGCGCCTCTTCGCCGAGAACACCGGCCTGCTCGCCGAAGCGGTCGCCAAGCTGCGAGGAAGGCCGATCGTCCACGAGCTTCCGCAGTTCCGGCGACAGCAACGCCTCGCCTGGTGCGGGCAACGCGCCCACTCCCGGTGGCAACGTGATGGCGGCTGGATCGCCAAGCGGAGCGACATCGATGCGCTGAATCTGCCGCCCATCGATGACGTCGTCGCTTCTGGCCAACGAAAGGGTGGCGGAGCCGTCCTCCCCCGACTGGTAGGACGGCTCCTGCCACACCGACCGGTCGGCGCGTGCCTGCGTCGCGAACGGCAGTCCGACGAGCAGCAGCACGAGCCCGGTCGCGACGGCGACCCCCACCGCCGTGAGGATCGCCGAGACCCTGCTGCGCCGGTCGACCCTGAGCACCCTCAGCGCGAGCCTGCCCGAGTTCACGAGACCACCCTGCCGTCACGCAAAGTCACCATTCGGGGAACGGAGTGGGCGAGTTCGGCGTCGTGCGTCACGATGACGACCGCCGCCTCGTTGTCCGATGCCGCCGTGAGCAGGGCATCCATGGTGTCCCTACCGGTACGGGTGTCGAGCGCGCCGGTGGGCTCGTCGGCGAAGATGACCCTCGGCCGGTGAACCAGCGCTCGCGCGATCGCGACCCGCTGTGCCTGCCCGCCGGAAAGCTCACCCGGACGGTTGGTTTCCTTGCCGGCGAGACCAAGCCTGGCCAGCCATTCCCTCGCCGAAGTGAGGGCCGTCCCCCTCGACTGACCGCCCAGCAGCAGCGGTAGCGCCGCGTTTTCCTCGGCGCTCAGTTCGGCGACGAGCATTCCGGTCTGAAAGACGAACCCGAACTCGGTGCGCCGCAGTTCGGCACGTTTGGTCTCGCCGAGGTGGTCGATGCGCTGGCCGGCGAGCGAGACCTCACCGCCGTCCGAAGGCAGGATTCCGGCGAGGACGTGCAGCAGCGACGTCTTGCCCGAACCGGAAGGGCCCACGATCGCAAGCGCCTCACCTCTGGCTATGTCGATGTCGACACCGGCGAGTGCGTACTGCGTTCCATAGCGTTTGACGAGCCCTCTCCCGGAGAGAGCTGGCACCGTGGCTGTCGCGGGTGGACTCATCGAGCCGGTTGTCTGTGATCGCATGCGAAGCAGATTCCCCCAGGCGGCACACCCACCACTTCGGACAGACGGCCAACTCTGCCGGTCCTCCCCTCAGCCGATCGGCCGAGGGGAGGACGGCCTAACGGCCAAGGTGAGCCACGGACCGGGTCATCTACTGTCACGTCGTGGTCCAACGTCCTGTCCGTCTCAAGGTGTCAGCAGCTCTACAGTGGCTCGGCCTTTCCGGCATCGTGCTGGTCGCCGCCGTCCTCTGCGACCTGCTGATCATCCTTTCCGCGAGCTTCGACGACGCGGGACCGAAGGGGTCCGACCTGTTGCTGCTGCCGGGGATCCTCGCGTTCTCGGCATGCGCGCTGTGGGCCCGTAGCCAGCCGATCACCGCTTCCTGGGCCGGAGCGGTCGTGCTGGTCGGCTCGACGATGCTGATCTACGTCTCCAACGCCTTGCCCTATACGGCACTGCTCGCGCACATCTCGTTCGCGGAAACCGTCGCGGGCTTCGAAATGGTCTACTTCTGCTTCCGGCTCGCCAGGGGCGGCATCGCCGTCACCACGACCATCGCGCTGGTGTCGGCGACGCTCATCGCCGTTTTCGGCAGGTCGGGACACAACTACGCCGACAGGGCCATCCAGACCGCCATCGGCGGGGCCATTCTGCTCACGATCGCCATCGCGCTGGGTATCCAGTCCCGGCAGGCGGAGGTGCGGCCCGAACGCAGCGCGGCCGTCGAACTGCTGCGTCACCAGTGGCCGCTGGTCGGCGGGCTGACGCTCGCACTGTTCCTCGAAATGTTCGAGGCGGCGCCGATCGGTGTCGCGGGAGCCGCGATCGTCATCTGCTCCGCGATCGCGGCAGGCAGTGCCGTTCTCGCCATCCGCCGCCCGGCCCTGTGGGCCGTCGTCCTCTCCCTCACGATCCTGCTCTCGGCGGCCGCGGTGCACCTCGGGCACGTCGGGTTGGGCTACCCGCTGCTCGGCGGCCTGCCGATCACGCAGGTGATCGCGGGGATCTCGATGGTCGTCACCCTCGTCAGGTACACGTCGGCCAACGTGGCAGGCGGATACATCATCGGCCTGAGCGGCGCCGTCGCGGTCGCCGCGCTGCTGAACGGACCCACCAGCAACGACAGCTCGCTCAGGGCCATGGTGCTCGCCGCGTTGCTGCTGCTCGGCATCGCCGTCGCGACGGGTCTCTACTTCAAGGCCCGCGACTCGGAACGGGACAAGACCGTGCGCTCGGCGGTGAGCGACGCGCAGACCGCTGAACGCATGGCACTGGCGAGGGAACTGCACGACGTCGTCGCCCATCACGTCACCGGCATCGTCGTGCAAGCGCAGGCCGCGAAGATGGTCGGCGAGAAGGACCCGCGCATCGTGGTCGACGCGCTGGGCCAGATCGAGAACGCCGGTGTCGAAGCGCTGGCCGCCATGCGCAGGCTCGTGCGCAGCATGCGCGGCGACGCCCCCGCTGGAACGAACGAATTCAGCGAGCAGGCGACCACCGACCTCGCCGCCGACCTTCGCAGGATCGTCGACGCGGAAAACCACCGCGTACCAACGCGGATAGAACTCGACATTCCAGCCGACCTTCCGCAGGAGGTTGCCCGCTCGGCACTGCGGCTCGTCCAGGAGTCGCTGACCAACGTCGGCAAGCACGCGACGGGGGCGACTCTGGTCAGGGTTTCCGTCAAGGTGCGCGGCGAGGAGCTGCACATCGTGGTCGCGGACAACGGCAACGGTGAACACAGGAAGCCGCCGGGCGGATCGAGTGGCTACGGTCTCATCGGGATGCGCGAACGGGTCGAACTGCTTCGCGGCAGGCTGTCCGCGGGACCCGCGCCAGGTGGTGGTTGGCTTGTCGAAGTGTGGCTGCCACTCACGGGCGGCACGGAAGGAGAGAGCACAGCGTGATCCGGGTACTGATCGCCGACGACCAGGACATGGTGCGCATCGGGTTTCGGATGATTCTCGACGCGCAGGACGACATCGAGGTGGTCGCCGACGTCGCCGACGGCATCGAAGCCGTCCGCAAGGCCCGCGAACTACGACCCGACGTGTGTTTGCTGGACATCCGGATGCCGGGCATGGACGGCCTCCAGGTGACCAAACAACTGGCAGGCCCCGACGTCGCCGATCCGCTGAAGGTCGTCGTCGTCACCACGTTCGACCTCGACGAGTACGTGCACACCGCGCTACAGGGAGGGGCATCGGGCTTCCTGCTGAAGGACGCGGGACCCGCGCTGCTACTCGAAGCCATTCGGGCGGCCGCTCGCGGCGACGCCCTGGTGTCCCCGCAAATCACCGTGCGACTGCTGCGGCACTTCGGCGAGCAACCGCCGTCGAGGAAAGCCGCCGAGCAACCGGCTGAACCGTTGACCGCGCGCGAACTGGACGTCGTCAAGGCGGCAGCGAGGGGACTGACCAACACGGAAATCGGCACCGAGCTGTACCTCTCGCTGTCGACGGTCAAGACCCATCTCGCTTCGGTGCAGGGAAAGATCGGTGCTCGCAACAGGGTCGAGATCGCGGCGTGGGCATGGCGAAACGGTGTCGTCGATCCGGATTGACTCCTAGAATCCGGCTATGACCAAGCGTTTGCGTTCTCCTGTCGTATTGCCCGTCGATCCCGCGTGCTCCGTGGTGAGGGACGGCGTCGTGGACATCGACGACGCGGGCCGCATCGGCTACTGCGGCAGGCAAGCGGACGCACCGGCCCTCTCCGACGGCGACGCGACCGTCGACCTTCCCGGAATCCTGCTGCCAGGCTTGATCAACGCGCACGCGCACAGTCCCATGGTCCTGTTCAGGGGCATGGGCGGCGACCTTCCGTTGCTGCGCTGGCTTCGCGAGATCATCTGGCCTGCCGAGGCGAAGCTGAGGCCGGAGGACGTGCGCGCGGGGATGCTTCTCGGCTCGATCGAGATGCTGCGTCGCGGTATCACCACGAGCGCGGAGATGTACACCTGTCCTGAGCAGATCGCCGACGCCGTGCTGACGACGGGGGCGAGGACGGTACTCGGCGGGCCCATCATCGATCTTCCCGGTTTCGACTGGCGCGCGATGATCGCGAACACCGAGCGGTGGATCGACACCGACGGACTTCGCTTCGGTGACGGCGACCGCGTCGAGTTGTCGTACGCCGCGCACTCGGCGTACATGCTTCCGCAGGAAGCGCTCTCGCTTGTCGCGAAGTCGGCTTCGGCGAGGGGAGCACTCGTGCAGATCCACGTCGCCGAGGCGGCCGACGAGGACGCGGCACAACGCGCCGAACACGGTTCCGTCCCGCTGCTGCTTGAGAAAACCGGGCTGCTCGAAGGCAGGTTGCTCGCCGCGCACGCCGTCCATCTGTCCGATGAGGACATCGCGCTACTCGCGGCAGGCGGTGCGGGCGTCGCGCACTGCCCAGGTTCCAACGCGAAGCTCGCCTCCGGCATCGCGCGGCTTGCCGAGCTGCGAGCCGCGAAAGTCAGGGTCGGACTCGGCACGGACGGCCCTGCCAGCAACGACGACCTCGACCTTTGGGAGGAAATCCAGCTCAGCGCCATGCTCGCGAGGCTGGCGACGCAGGACTCCACTGTGGTCACCGCGGCCGACGCGCTGACCATGGCGACAAGGGGCGGTGCCGACGCGCTCGGCCGCGACGACCTCGGTGCGCTCGAACAGGGCCGGTGGGCCGACATCGTGCACATCGACCTCGACGACCCCGCGTTCGCCACCGGTCTCGACGTACCCGACGACCAGCTACTCGCCAACCTGGTGTGGGCGGCAGGCTCGCGGAGGGTCACCGACGTGTGGGTCGCCGGCGATCACGTGGTCTCCGAAGGCGAATCGACAAGGGCCGATCGCGCTGCCGCGCAAGCAGGGATCGCGACCACGTCGGCACGGCTGCGCGGCTGAGTGGCTACCGCGGACGTGGCCGGATGACCAACTCGGTCAGGTGGGCGTCGTCGCTCGCCGTCACCGCACCGGAGACGGCGGCGGCGACGGAATCGGGGAGCAGGTAGTTCGACGGCGTGTACTCACCGCCCTCGCCTTCGACGACCGAACGCTGCATGTCGGTGTCGGTGCGGCCGGGAAACACGGAGGTCACCCTCAGCCCGTTGGGTTCTTCCTCCGCACGCAACACGTCGGCGAACGCGCGCAGCGCGAATTTGCTCGCCGCGTAGGGCCCCCAACCCGGCCTCGCCGAAAGCCCCTGACCCGAGTTGATCAGCACGACGTGCCCGCGTGCCGCCCTGAGCGCGGGCAGCAGCAGCCTGGTCAGTTCGGCGACCGCGACGAGGTTGACCTCGAAATTGTCGCGCCACGCGTCCGCGCCCGATTCGGCGACGGTGCCCAGCTTGGCGACGCCTGCCGAGTGCACGAGTACGGACAGTTCGTCGATGCGGCCCGCCGCGTCGGCGATGGCGGCCGGGTCGGTGAGATCCACTCGCCACGGCTTCGCCGAAGGCAGCCCTTCCGCGACCCCGGCGAGCGCGGTCTCGTCGCGACCGCCGAGCAGCAGCCGGTGCGTCGGTGCGAGCGCGCGCGCGACGGCGGCGCCAATACCCCGGGATGCGCCGGTGACCAGCGCGAGCGGTTGATCAGCCATGGCTTCCACCGTAGCCGCAACCGCTCGCGCCGCACCCGCTTACCTGATGCCGATGCGCCCGGAGTGGAACCTGCCCTTGCGCCATACCGACACGATCGCGGGGCGCGGGTTGGCCTTTCCGCCGTCCGGCCAGTGCGATTCGGGCTCCGCCGCGCCCGCGCCCTCACCCGGATGCTGGACGGCGACGAGCACGAGGTCGTCGGTGACGACGGGGCCGCACGTCTCCGCACCGACCGGCACCGTGAGGAACTGCTTGACCTGGCCTCGGTTCGGGCCGTCGACAGGCACCGAGAAGAGGCCGTCGTTGGCGCCGAGCGCGTTGCCGTCGGTCGAGATCCACAGGTTGCCGTGCCGGTCGAAGGCGACGTTGTCGGGGCAGGAAATCGGGCTCACCTGGTCCTTCGGGAAACCGCCGAAGTAGGTGTCGGCCGTGGCGGGGTCCCCGCATACGAGCAGCAGCCGCCACTCGAACGTCGTCGCCGCCGCGTCGCCTCGCTTCTCCTCCCATTCCAGGATGTGCCCGTTGCGGTTGCCGTTGCGCGGGTTGACCTCGTCGGCTCCCGGCTTGCCTGCCGCGCCACGGTCGCTGTTGTTGGTGAGCGCGGCATAGATCCTGCCGTTGACGGGGTTGGGCTCGATGTCCTCCGGCCGGTCCATCTTGGTCGCCCCGACCGTGTCGGCGGCGAGCCGCGTGAAGATGTAGACCTCCTCGGCGGTAAATCCGTCTACATAGGACTCGTTACCGCTTGCGAGCGGGATCCACTTTCCGGTTCCGTCGAATTCACCGTCGGAAGGCAGCGTTCCGGTGCCGTCGATCTCCTCGGCCGGGCTGTTGCCTTCGAAGCGCGCGACATAGAGGGTGCCCTCGTCGAGCAACGCCATGTTGTGCCTGCGCGCGTGCGCGCTCTTGCCCTTCTTGTACCTGCCCTTCGACACGAACTTGTAGATGTAGTCGAAGCGCTCGTCGTCACCGGAATACACGGCGACCCTGCCGTCCTTGGTGATCTTTATGTTGGCCGCCTCGTGCTTGAACCTGCCGAGCGCGGTGTGCTTGACCGGCTTCGAGTGCGGGTCGTTCGGGTCGATCTCGACCACCCAGCCGAACCGGTTGACCTCGTTGGGCTCCTTCGCGACGTCCCAGCGGTCGTCGTAGCGTTCCCACTTGCGAGTCGTTGCCCCACCGCTGAGGCCATAGCGGCTGAGTCGCTTCGCCACGACGGGATCGGTCACCGAACTGGCGTT comes from the Prauserella marina genome and includes:
- a CDS encoding PhoX family protein, whose protein sequence is MSVEPRRFLPLLTSHRTGRSAVTCEYRCGNACAHPAPNQSDNEYFGDVVKNVVSRRGALKASAVLTASAAGFAALSGTATAAPPPHAGKPGRPGKPGKPVPGTDFDAVAPNTADAVVIPDGYEQNVVIRWGDAVLPGAPKFDFHRQTASAQAKQFGYNNDFVGLIPQDPLNWRNLLVVNHEYTTETDMFPADQYDPENPTEEQVRIAIAAHGLSVVQAVRDPRGGLRVVPSRYNRRITGETEFEVRGPAAGSDYLKTSADPTGRKVLGTQNNCAGGVTPWGTVLSGEENFNQYFANASSVTDPVVAKRLSRYGLSGGATTRKWERYDDRWDVAKEPNEVNRFGWVVEIDPNDPHSKPVKHTALGRFKHEAANIKITKDGRVAVYSGDDERFDYIYKFVSKGRYKKGKSAHARRHNMALLDEGTLYVARFEGNSPAEEIDGTGTLPSDGEFDGTGKWIPLASGNESYVDGFTAEEVYIFTRLAADTVGATKMDRPEDIEPNPVNGRIYAALTNNSDRGAAGKPGADEVNPRNGNRNGHILEWEEKRGDAAATTFEWRLLLVCGDPATADTYFGGFPKDQVSPISCPDNVAFDRHGNLWISTDGNALGANDGLFSVPVDGPNRGQVKQFLTVPVGAETCGPVVTDDLVLVAVQHPGEGAGAAEPESHWPDGGKANPRPAIVSVWRKGRFHSGRIGIR